The genome window GCCGTTCCAGCCTCGTCTGGGTGCAGGATCCTACCGAGGCGGCTGCCCGCATGGAATTGCCGCTGCCCGAACTTGGGCTGCTCGTCGAGGCGCAGATGCAGTCCATGCTTGGCAAGGTTGATGTGGAGGAGGGCGTCCAGGTCTGGCCGCTGTCGGGCATGATGGCGCATCGTTTCGGCAAGGGACGCATCGCGTTGATCGGCGAGGCCGCCCATGTCTTCCCGCCGATCGGGGCGCAGGGGCTGAACCTCAGCCTGCGCGATATCATGGCGCTTGCCGATATCCTCTGCGACAGGGCCGAATTGCCGGTGCCGGCCGATGCCGGCGACAGCTTCGAGCGCCGACGCCGCGCCGATATCATGACGCGCACGGCAAGTGTCGATCTTCTCAACCGTTCGCTGCTTTCGGATTTCCTCCCCGTCCAGATGCTGCGGGCTGCGGGCCTGCATATCCTCTCGGCCATACCGCCGCTGCGCAACATCGTCATGCGCGAGGGCATCGAGCCCGGCCGCGGTTTCCGCGATATTCCCGATGCGCTACGGGAAAAGCTGAAGCGGAAGAAGGCCTGAGCGGATCGCGATCAGCCAGAGCGAAACGCTTGCCACCGAGAGCACCGTCGTGATCAGGATCGTCGCCGAGGCGCGCTCCTGCCAGACGCCATATTGCTGGCCGATGACGAAGACATTGGTCGCCGTCGGCAGGCAGGCGAGCAGCACGGCCGCATAAATCCACACCGGCTCGAAACCGCCGACAACGGTCAGCGCCAGGAAAACCGCGATCGGATGCAGGATCAACTTCGCCGGCACGATATAGCCGATCTCAGCTGGAACCCGTTTCAGCGGCCTGAGCGCCAGCGTCACGCCCATGGCAAAGAGGGCGCACGGGGCGGCGGCCTGGGCGAGATAATCGACGAGGCGCTGAAACGCCAGCGGCTGATCAATGTGCAGGGCGGCGACCGCAAAGCCTGCAGCCGTCGACAGGATGAAGGGATGCAGGGCGACCTTCCGGGCGATATCGGCGGCAAGCCGCCCGGCCGAACGCTTGTCGTCGCCGGCCGCCGCCATCAGCGCCGGTGCGACGATGAAATGCAGCGCGTTCTCGAAGCAGATGATCAGCGCCACCGGCACGGCCGCACCTTCGCCGAGCGCCAAGAGCGCCAGGCCCGGTCCCATATAGCCGATATTGCCATAGGCGCCGGCAAAGGCCTGGATGGTGCAATCGGCAAGCGAATTGCCGCGCAGGAAGCGGCCGATGGCGAAGAGCAGGATGAAAATCGCATAGGTCGCTGCGATATCGGTGACGATGAAATCGACCCGCGTCAGCTGTTCGATCGGTGTGCGCGAGACGAGCTTGAAGAACAAGGCGGGCAGGGCGGCATAGATGATGAAGGTGTTCAGCCAGCCAAGCGCCTCGGCCGGCTGCTTCGTCGCCTTGCCGGCGATGAAACCGATCAGGATCAGGCCGAAGAACGGCAGCAGCAGGCTGATGATATCGGCCAAGAGGTCTTCCAGTGGACGGGAACGATCGGCGGGTAAAAGCTCTAACCGATTTGCATCAGAATCGGAAAGGTCTGCTGGAACCAGATCGCCACATCGCTGACCCAGCCGAACAGGAAGGCGAGGCCGGTGAGGATGAGGAAAACGCCCATCACTTTCTCCACCGTGCCGAGATGGCGGCGGAAGCGCGACAGGAAGCGCATGAAAGCGCCGGAAAAGCCGGCGGCGATCCAGAAGGGAATGGCCAGGCCGAGCGAATAGACGGCGAGCAGCCCGGCGCCGGAGCCGACCGTCTCGCGCGAGGCGGCAACGCCGAGAATCGCGCCGAGCACCGGGCCGATGCAGGGCGTCCAGCCGAAGGCGAAGGCAAGGCCCATGATGTAAGCGCCCGTCAGCGTCGCCGGCCTGCCGCCGCCCTGGAAGCGCGCCTCGCGGGCAAGCAGCCCGATTCGGAAGAGGCCGAGGAAATTCAGCCCCATGACGATGATGATCAGCCCGCCGAGCTTGGAGAGCAGATCGAGATGCTGGCGAAGCGCCATGCCGATGCTGGAGGCGCCGGCGCCGAGCGCGACGAAGACGGTGGCAAAGCCGAGCGTGAAGAGCAGCGCCGAGAACAGCACGCCGCGCCTGATATCGGGCGAGACCGCCACCGCGCCGCCGCCGCGGAACTGCTCGACTGAAATGCCAGCCATATAGCAGAGATAGGGCGGGACGAGGGGAAGCACGCAGGGCGAAAGAAAGGAAAGCGCCCCTGCTATCAAGGCGCTCCACAGGGAAATATTGGCAATCGACACGCATTCTCTCCGGCTGCAATCTGCGTGATGTTCCTAGCTTTGCAGGCCCATCATTGCCAATCACCTTTTTGCGCACGCAGGCAATATGCCTCAAGCTCGGCAAGAAATGTGCCGATCGCCGAAAAAAGCCGAATTTTTCGGTTGACCGCAATGGGTCGCCTGCCTATGTTCCGCCCACTTCCGGCCGGGGTGGTCACATCCGCGGAGAGGGAGAGCGTAGCTCAGCCGGTAGAGCAACTGACTTTTAATCAGTAGGTCTCGGGTTCGAACCCCGACGCTCTCACCAACAAATTCAAAGGCTTGCGGCCTTGGATTAGCCAGATTACCGGCTATAATGCCCTCACACATGTCTCGCACAGTCTGAGGGGATGAAATGACCTCGCGCTCCGGGGCAAAAGCCGGGTGGGTCAGCTGAAGCAGGAAAGAACCTTTGCCGACGCGGCCAAGCAGTTCGTTCGGGAATATGTGCCGCTGACCAATGGCGAACGAAATCCGCGCTACGTGAAGGACCACGAGGCGCGGCTGGACAACCATCTACTCCCTTACTTCGGCGCCATTGGGCTCAGTGCTCTGACGGCGGGCAAGGTCCAGGAATACCGGGTCATGCGGCTCCAGCCGCACCCGGTGACTGGCAAAGTGCCGACACGCAGCACCCTGCATCATGAAACGGTGACGCTCCGGCAGGTGATGAAAACCGCCCTGCTGCATGGCTGGCTCAGCCACCTGCCGGACTTTTCCGCGCCGTATCGGGCGTCGGGTAAAGTCAGCTACCGGGCGTGGTTCTCGCCCGAGGAATACAAGCGGCTCTACACCTATACCCGCGGCCGCGTCACCGCGGTCCACGGCGAAAGCTATCAGCATGCCGTTGAACAGTTGCACGACTATATCCTCTTCATGGCCAATACCGGCCTGCGGCCCGACGAAGCCAACCGGCTGGAATACCGAGACGTGACCATTGAAGAGGATGCGGGTAGCGGTGAGCGGATATTGCTGATCGAAGTGCGTGGCAAGCGTGGCGTCGGCTACTGCAGGAGCACCACCGGTGCGGTGCATCCCTTTGAGCGGCTTGTGAAACGGAACACTCCCAAGCCTACCGACCTGGTTTTCCCCCAAGACCACAAAAAGCAGTTCAACAGGGTGCTGGCGGATTGTGAATTGAAATTCGACCATGAGGGCAACAGGCGCTCGGCCTGATAAAGGTCTAGTCACGTACGCAATTCAGTCTGGCTAGTGTTAGACGAATTCGCCTGTGATCTGAGGTGTGACCCCATTTTCTGGACGCGGCGTAACATCTTCGGTTCGGATGGAGGCATGCACTGCGTATAGTAGGAGCTTACTGTCGTACCTTATTCTCCAGTCGCCAACCCAAACGGTCGTTGGCGAGAGATTGCATTTCGCTCCGGGTGTCCGGGTAGGCGGTTAACAGGGGGCGGCTACTTTGTTCGTCACTCGCCAAGCCAGGGACTTTTCTATGCGAGCGATATCGATCCTCGACGCTTTGCCTTTCTCAAGTATCAGCATAGCCGGTGTTGAACCGTATGCACAAGCTCTTCGAAGAGCCTTGAGAACAGGGCCATTTATGAGCAGATAATCACCCAGATCAACGCAGTTAGGTTCGCCTGTGTCAATCAGATTGCCGTTGGAATCACACCTTTGAGTATAGTGGAAATTGTTTGCTGCAGCTGAAAGCCGATTAACGGCAGCGGTCGCGCTGAACATATCCCAGAAGAAATATGTGACAACAGCAATACAGCCGACGAGTACGCTGACCCTGTAAAGGCCACGAGCAAGACTAGGATTGGCTTCATTATCCTGCACTATGTGCTACTCCAAGCTGGGGAAAAAACGTGAAATGTGGCGGACACTATAGGCTTCGAAGGCAAACACAATGGCTAGAATTGCCGCACGAGCGATCGAACAGCGGGGAATTCTGCCGCGTTTGCCACTCGGTTCGATATAGCCTTGACGTCATTTTTTACCTGTGAGGCAATGGGTTGCGATCATCTAGAACCGCACCAATCCCACCCAATGAAAGTCATTGCTCATGGAAGCATTGCACGCGCTTGTCCTGACCGATGCGCAATTGCACGAGATGCTGACCGAGGCCGCCAAGCGAGGGGCGGCTTTGGCCGTCGCCGAGCTTCGTGCGCAGCTCCACCAGGCGCCGGACGATGCTACCCTGCAAAAGCTTCGAACATATCTGGCCGACCCAGCTTCCCTTGCCAACCCGCACGATCATTGGGCGCACAGTGGTATCATCTGCCAGATCGCGGCCACGGCACGCGGCAAGCCCAAATCCACTGCGTGGTTCATGAAGTTCCAGCGCGAAACAAGCCTGAATGAGTGCTTCAATCGGCCGAGCCCGGCCTACGGACGTCGCCGGGAATGGACGTTTTTTGACATCAAACTGGCGTGGGACGCCTATTATCGCCGGCGGTAGGACAACCGCCGTATATCAACCGATGAAACGAACGTGTCACCAACGGCCGTGACAGACCTTGAGCAAGGTGTCCGGCCTGCCATGAAACCACGGAACGCCGGGTACGCGGCGACAAGTGCGATATCCCGATTACTTCGGGCCGATTGTGCAAGCCGTTGCGGCAGATACGGCCATATGGCATGATTCATATGTTCGTTAACGACCCGCGCCGCAACAGCGTGGGACATCGCGATTATCTCCGAGACCTTTTATGTCCTCATCCGCCTGCGGTCGTTCCGCCGGGGGCGTCTCTGCATCCAATCGAATCCCCATTTTGATAATGAAACGGAGACCCTCGGCCATGCGCCGATCGCCGCCACCAGGATGAAGGAGATCCTATGCCATCCAATAACCTCCTGAAGCTCTATGCCAAGCTCGCCGGCTTCCGATTGGCCGTCCTCGCGAGCCGTGCCTGCTCTGACGGCGATTTCTCTCGAGTGTTGCATGACCGCATGGTTGATGGGCTCGATGCCGCGGTTGCCGCGATCTCAGATCAGCAGTCGCATTAATGCGGCCTCAGCCTTCACCCCTGCTGGTACGCATGGATAACCCGCCGAGCCAGATCTTCGCGCTCGGTATCTGTTGTGATTTGTCGCACCGAGCTGATGTGGTCAAACACTCTCTTGCAGAGGGCAACGTCTTCGTCGCTCAACACGGTCTGTGCGTCGGCTATCTGGGATCGGATCACGATCGCCCTCGCTTCCTTCGGATCGATGGGAGGATGGAACATCTCCCTTTTAAGCGCATGGAGGGAGACAAGGTCGTGAGGTCTCACCCCATTGTCGTGATAGGTCTTTGTCTCATCTAGCAACTAGTTCTCGTTCGGCCCGCTCCACACATATGCAGAAGCCGGCTTTCTCTGGGCATTCCAGATCACTTCGTACCCTATCTTCTCAAGTGAGAGTAAAGCGCCAAGCCTTTCGTCATCTGACAGGCTTCGCAAAGAAACGTTAAGTGCGTCCAGGCCACCTAAATTGTAGAGGTTTACGAATACATCGAGTGCCATTGTTCCTCTCCTCGTGGCGCAGTATAGCACAAGAACGGAGGAATATTTGTTTCATACACGAATAAATATTTTGTACATCTATTAGTTATTAACGAATTATTTACGATTTTCTTTGTGGGGCGTAGATATTTGACATCGGTAGCGCCTTGCGTCTGCCGCAGGAATTGAGTTTCGCGGAAATCCGCTGAAACTGAGGAACCAACTTCCCTTGCGGTCCGTTTTCTTCTCATCCACAAACAGGAGAAATCGATCATGGACTGGAATCGTATCGAAGGAAATTGGAAGCGGGCGAAGGGCAAGATCAAGGAGCAGTGGGGCAAACTCACCGACGATGATCTCGACCAAATCGCCGGCAAGCGCGACCAACTGGAAGGTAAGATCCAGGAGCGGTACGGCATCGAAAAGGACCGTGTTAAACGCGATATCGATGACTGGAGCGGTCGCCAGAGCTGGTAGTGCCAAACAAAAACCCGGTGAAAACCGGGTTTTTGCTGTTGAGGAAGCTAAGGCTGCCAAGGGCTGTCTTTTCTCATGAATATCCACCAACAGCTAGGAGAAACGCACCGGCCACGATAATCGCGAGGGCTGGCCAGTTTTTCGATAAGCCGAGGAACCTGAGACCTTGGCGTCGTGGTTCCAGCGTGGTGCCGCCCTGGGGCAATTGATGCGGATTGCTCGGCTTTCGACCAAGCGCCGAAGAGAAGAGAAAGAGAAGTCCGCCGATGATAAGGGCGGCACCTGTCAGGATTGCCAACATAGTGGCCTCCGCGAACGACATGGATGTTGGGTAAACAAGATCGCGACCTGATCGTTCCGTGAATGGCAACTCGCGTTTAAAGCCCCCGCGTCGGAACCCAGAGCGCTCGCATTGAATCTGACCGTTTTGCAATCCTGGAGATCCCGATGGACAAGACACCGAAGACGGCTATCCGCGGAATGTGTTGTACGTACTGGCGCTTCTCGCCCTGGGCATTCTCGCGGGCGCCCTGTACACAATCTACGGCCATCCCGGCGATCCGTCTGAGCGACCGGCTGCCGAGACGATTCCGGAAAAAGCCACGGCTCCCCAGTGAGATAGGTCGTACCGGGGAATCGACAGGTCGCCCTTCGAGAACAAAGCATGACCGGGGAAAGCGCCTGCCGTACCCGGCGTGCACCTGGTCAGGTCGTGCTGAAAAGCCTGTGCGCGATTGCAGAAGATCAGCAAGCTGCAACTGATATCGCTTTGGAAAGCAAGGCAGAAATCCTGTCGCAAGTCCTTCCAACCAGTAGAGAGCTATATTTATAGGGCGAACAACCTGCGACACCGAAATCGGTGCCTGGGTCTGGACCTATTGAATTGTCGTCCCAGGTGCCATCGGGCAGGTCTGCCTGGGACGCTGAGATATTGCGCTCGGACAGTCTGAACAGAGGAGTGTTTGGATGAGAGAACATGCGGTCGCGATATCCGGAGGCGGGCCGACCGGGCTGATGCTGGCGGGTGAATTGGCTTTGGCGGGCATCGATGTCGCCATCGTCGAACGTCGCGAGAACCAGGAAATCGTCGGTTCGCGGGCCGGCGGCCTGAGTTCGCGCACGCTCGAGGTACTCGACCAGCGCGGCATCGTCGATCGGTTCCTCAAGGAAGGGCAGATCGCCCAGGTCACGGGATTTGCGGTCACACGGCTTGATATCAGCGACTTCCCGACCCGGCACAATTACGGGCTGGCGCTGCGGCAGAAACATATCGAGCGCATCCTGGCCGGTTGGGTCGGCGAGCTGCCGGTGCCGATCTATCGCGGCCGGGAACTGACGGGTTTTGCTGAGGACGGGACAGGTCTCACCGTCGAGCTCTCCGACGGTTCAGAGCTCAGGGCAAGCTATCTCGTCGGCTGCGATGGCGGTCGCAGCCTGGTTCGCAAGATTGCGGGCATTGCGTTTCCGGGATGGGATGCGACGACCAGCAACATTCTCGCCGAGGCCGAGATGGAGGCGGAGCCGCCGCTCGGCGTCCATCGCACCGCCCTCGGCATGCATGCCTTCGGCCGCGAGGAATACGAAATTCGCGACGGCAAGGTGGTCTTTGCCAGCGAAGGTCCGATCAACGTCATGGTGACGGAAAAGACTGCCGGCGGCACAGGCGAACCGACACTTGGCGATCTCAGGCAAGCGCTGATCGATGCATGCGGAACGGATTACGGAATCCACAGCCTGAAGTGGATTTCGAGGTTCACCGACATGTCGCGCCAGGCGGCAACCTACCGCAAGGGGAGGGTACTCCTCGCCGGCGATGCCGCGCATGTCCATTCTCCGGTGGGCGGGCAGGGCCTCAATACCGGTGTGCAGGATGCGGTGAATCTCGGTTGGAAGCTGGCCCAGGTGGTGAAAGGAATATCGCCGGAAACCTTGCTCGACACCTATCACGCCGAGCGCCATCCGGTGGCCGCCCGTATGTTGCACACGACGATGGCGCAGGTCGCGTTGCAGCGCACCGACGATCGCACCGAAGCCTTGCGAGACATCGTATTGGAGCTGCTCGCCATGGAAGAGCCGCGCAAAAAGATCGCCGCCGAAATGTCCGGACTGGCCATCCATTACGACCTCGGCGAGGGGCATCCGCTGCTCGGCCGCCGCATGCCCGACCTTGAGCTGGCGACGCCCGATGGCCGCTTACGTGTCTATACGCTGCTCAAGAATGCGCGGCCAGTGCTCCTCGATCTCGGCGCGCCCGGCAGCCTCGAAATCACGCCGTGGTCAGACCGTATTCGGTTGGTGCACGCCGGCTATGGCGGGCCATGGGAGCTGCCGGCGATCGGTGCGGTCCCGGCGCCCGCCGCAGTCTTGATCCGGCCCGATGGCTATGTGGCGTGGGTAGGCGATGGGACGCAGGATGGTCTCCGCGAGTCGATGAACGCCTGGTTCGGATCGCCCGGCT of Rhizobium sp. BT04 contains these proteins:
- a CDS encoding FAD-dependent monooxygenase produces the protein MREHAVAISGGGPTGLMLAGELALAGIDVAIVERRENQEIVGSRAGGLSSRTLEVLDQRGIVDRFLKEGQIAQVTGFAVTRLDISDFPTRHNYGLALRQKHIERILAGWVGELPVPIYRGRELTGFAEDGTGLTVELSDGSELRASYLVGCDGGRSLVRKIAGIAFPGWDATTSNILAEAEMEAEPPLGVHRTALGMHAFGREEYEIRDGKVVFASEGPINVMVTEKTAGGTGEPTLGDLRQALIDACGTDYGIHSLKWISRFTDMSRQAATYRKGRVLLAGDAAHVHSPVGGQGLNTGVQDAVNLGWKLAQVVKGISPETLLDTYHAERHPVAARMLHTTMAQVALQRTDDRTEALRDIVLELLAMEEPRKKIAAEMSGLAIHYDLGEGHPLLGRRMPDLELATPDGRLRVYTLLKNARPVLLDLGAPGSLEITPWSDRIRLVHAGYGGPWELPAIGAVPAPAAVLIRPDGYVAWVGDGTQDGLRESMNAWFGSPG
- a CDS encoding site-specific integrase; protein product: MGQLKQERTFADAAKQFVREYVPLTNGERNPRYVKDHEARLDNHLLPYFGAIGLSALTAGKVQEYRVMRLQPHPVTGKVPTRSTLHHETVTLRQVMKTALLHGWLSHLPDFSAPYRASGKVSYRAWFSPEEYKRLYTYTRGRVTAVHGESYQHAVEQLHDYILFMANTGLRPDEANRLEYRDVTIEEDAGSGERILLIEVRGKRGVGYCRSTTGAVHPFERLVKRNTPKPTDLVFPQDHKKQFNRVLADCELKFDHEGNRRSA
- a CDS encoding AEC family transporter, with the protein product MADIISLLLPFFGLILIGFIAGKATKQPAEALGWLNTFIIYAALPALFFKLVSRTPIEQLTRVDFIVTDIAATYAIFILLFAIGRFLRGNSLADCTIQAFAGAYGNIGYMGPGLALLALGEGAAVPVALIICFENALHFIVAPALMAAAGDDKRSAGRLAADIARKVALHPFILSTAAGFAVAALHIDQPLAFQRLVDYLAQAAAPCALFAMGVTLALRPLKRVPAEIGYIVPAKLILHPIAVFLALTVVGGFEPVWIYAAVLLACLPTATNVFVIGQQYGVWQERASATILITTVLSVASVSLWLIAIRSGLLPLQLFP
- a CDS encoding cytochrome c biogenesis CcdA family protein, with amino-acid sequence MSIANISLWSALIAGALSFLSPCVLPLVPPYLCYMAGISVEQFRGGGAVAVSPDIRRGVLFSALLFTLGFATVFVALGAGASSIGMALRQHLDLLSKLGGLIIIVMGLNFLGLFRIGLLAREARFQGGGRPATLTGAYIMGLAFAFGWTPCIGPVLGAILGVAASRETVGSGAGLLAVYSLGLAIPFWIAAGFSGAFMRFLSRFRRHLGTVEKVMGVFLILTGLAFLFGWVSDVAIWFQQTFPILMQIG
- a CDS encoding CsbD family protein — its product is MDWNRIEGNWKRAKGKIKEQWGKLTDDDLDQIAGKRDQLEGKIQERYGIEKDRVKRDIDDWSGRQSW